A single Chanos chanos chromosome 8, fChaCha1.1, whole genome shotgun sequence DNA region contains:
- the marf1 gene encoding meiosis regulator and mRNA stability factor 1, translating into MEALGKERSVCSARPFLWIDRSEKVAPSTLWKLTECFSSEQISSLNQHQNNHMESRKPVLELKDVPPPPLHHSASQSFPLAPLPVPPPCLLPQEPRPPQSQLGGPKVSVCARCEASLHLQHRTGSKENRGHSFSDVGDGSSSNATTVGGGLSSLYISQPQGTSIGRATCQSSSSSSSTPHLTCHGQIQAPGFELQLPTVATSQPVASHSHHPCCTGLRQLHGFSSAPGTHNLPKLVPGSASVHSGCLASSGHCQPYLGDYSPRIRLKMHPQSHGDNLTSAHLCSNPLHLNVEHTVCLKGAHCCQECLRKPVQGMVVDAEKVWPNIPPPQHQSAPIPIPLCNGCVVSGNPSDGLHLLGSSLGKPNQKFGSPESSAQESLPPVGVFWDIENCAVPSGRSAATVVERLRERFFQGHREAEFICVCDISKENKAVIQELNNCQVTVAHINATAKNAADDKLRQSLRRFAETHTAPATVVVVSSDVNFASELSDLRHRHGFKVILVHKSQASPALLQHAHQHVHFEDFVSDLPPRMLVKSQPGFNLLFVHNLPTHRDAKSVSNRLRRLSDNCGGKVLGISAGTAVLRFGSQEAAERARKRMENEDVLGYRISVSFSPDGPEAEEALPPLPSASSSSAVFLPVEKPRSPRRPRRTGRPCQGGRDAVVSVPERPYSPRKGGPVPKAPQEVGGVETKPKMGFQPDKGRASSASPQSNGEAAQQHTNRAGFTRELPYHGRRRDSPNLRSTADSPMEHFQVSTPSAFSKLSLQRTFSPLLVPQSTWSSRSASPCVSNRSSPLSVPSRSPCPDTQPEPFSDGADVQVSNIDYRMSRKELQQILQDTFAKHGRVKKVELSPHTDYQLKAIVQMGSLQQAIGAVSVLHRYKIGNKRIHVSLMTGANNKSLANLSSEIISVLQDAPANCLPLLKFTEIYEKKFGRKPVVNDLYRLPEVVSVREQGGGRLVCLLPSSQSRQSPLGSSQSQDGSSTSGSPVVFEELEYHEPVCRRHYTQHNFSEADYDPDTYKIPFVVVSLKALAAHVHSLLQTHEGTVPLLSFPECYAAEFSPLSVAEEGKLEGSVPLEHLITCIPGITIVTAQNGFKVIKWIHNKPPPPNADPWLQRCKSPVGNPQLIQFSREVVDLMKSQPFCMMPITKFIPAYHHHFAKQCRVSDYGYSKLLELLEAVPHVLQILGLGSKRLLTLTHRAQVKRFTQDLLKLLKFQASKQVVIKDFMQAYHWCFSRDWRVVDYGMCDLMDLLAEIPDTTVTITHQDSDTVISVPRRERTAEEMERTKQFGKEVVDLLRHQPHFRMPFSKFIPTYHHHFGRQCKLIYYGFTKLMDLFEAIPDVLTVLECGEEKILTLTEVERVKALAAQLVKLLRAQKDGSLAVSRLLGEYSKTFGYGLRLQDYDANTLPALLHKLCHVIKVVDGAEEREVQLINRKSLRALTSQMLALLMALPEDQAWLSVDQLRGQYEAAHDTPLNPCEYGFVSLGELLKSLPYLVELFEGEIEEGNKEERVRLTKLYQFARNVRALLHTYHYNQIFLTEFWGAFSKFTSRELQPRSYGYNTLDDLLAAIPQVVWIKGHGHKKIIVLKNDMKARSSSTTTDSPQPGPEGLREGSETPDSAKGFRTESPAGSTGEAELLCLNSGSPVDLLCGPVPSCLPSPQLHPDPVLLQQADLIRFEEQTPPPGGEPEPVQDRQPQAAAIPSDSAANLHAPPPSEAERPETAAAASSGVRESAQNLRDPGNPPNVVALAPGSSDAVVTKPPQPPNLKQSSTDSPSKRALRNKVKLAANFSFASSPSV; encoded by the exons ATGGAAGCATTGGGAAAGGAAAGGTCGGTTTGTAGTGCAAGACCATTCCTATGGATCGATCGCTCAGAAAAAGTAGCGCCATCCACGCTGTGGAAACTCACCGAGTGCTTCTCCTCCGAACAAATCTCATCACTGAACCAACATCAG AACAATCACATGGAAAGCCGTAAACCAGTACTGGAGCTGAAAGatgttcctcctcctcctctgcaccACAGTGCCTCTCAGTCCTTTCCTCTGGCTCCTCTCCCAGTTCCGCCTCCTTGCCTCCTCCCACAAGAGCCCAGGCCCCCCCAGTCTCAGCTTGGCGGTCCCAAAGTAAGCGTATGTGCTCGTTGTGAGGCCAGCCTACACCTCCAGCACCGTACTGGCTCAAAAGAAAACAGGGGTCACAGTTTCAGTGACGTTGGTGATGGAAGTAGCAGCAATGCTACTACTGTTGGTGGTGGTCTATCCTCTCTTTACATCTCCCAGCCCCAGGGCACCAGCATTGGCCGGGCCACCTGTCagtcatcctcctcctcctcctccacccctcacctCACTTGTCACGGGCAGATCCAGGCACCAGGCTTTGAGCTGCAGCTGCCCACGGTGGCTACCTCACAGCCGGTGGCCTCTCACTCTCACCACCCTTGCTGCACAGGGCTGAGGCAACTCCATGGCTTCAGCTCTGCTCCAGGAACCCACAATTTGCCCAAACTGGTGCCAGGTTCTGCTTCCGTGCACAGTGGCTGCCTGGCATCTTCTGGGCACTGCCAGCCCTACCTTGGAGATTACAGCCCCAGAATCAGATTGAAGATGCACCCACAGTCACATGGTGATAACCTCACATCAGCACATCTTTGCTCCAATCCTTTGCACCTAAATGTTGAGCACACGGTTTGTCTAAAGGGAGCACACTGCTGCCAGGAATGTCTGCGAAAG CCTGTCCAAGGTATGGTAGTGGACGCTGAGAAGGTGTGGCCAAACATCCCTCCTCCACAACACCAGTCTGCTCCCATCCCCATACCCCTGTGTAACGGCTGCGTTGTGTCCGGGAACCCCTCAGACGGCCTGCACCTACTAGGATCCAGCCTGGGCAAACCAAACCAGAAGTTCG GTTCGCCTGAGAGTAGCGCTCAGGAAAGCCTACCGCCCGTGGGTGTGTTTTGGGACATCGAGAACTGCGCGGTGCCCAGCGGGCGCTCGGCAGCCACGGTGGTCGAGCGTCTCCGCGAGCGCTTCTTTCAGGGTCACCGAGAAGCTgagtttatctgtgtgtgtgacatcagCAAAGAGAACAAGGCAGTTATCCAAGAGCTTAATAACTGTCAG GTGACGGTGGCCCACATAAACGCCACAGCCAAAAACGCAGCCGACGACAAATTGCGCCAGAGCTTACGCCGCTTCGCCGAAACTCACACCGCTCCCGCCACCGTCGTCGTAGTTTCCT CCGACGTGAACTTCGCCAGCGAGCTGAGCGATCTGAGACATCGCCACGGCTTTAAAGTCATTCTGGTACATAAGAGCCAAGCTTCTCCTGCCCTGCTGCAGCACGCACATCAGCATGTGCACTTCGAGGATTTTGTCAGTGACTTGCCTCCCAGAATGCTGGTTAAATCTCAG CCCGGTTTCAACCTCCTATTTGTGCACAACCTCCCCACCCACCGCGATGCCAAGAGTGTGAGCAACAGGCTCCGCCGCCTGTCCGATAACTGCGGAGGCAAAGTGTTGGGCATCTCCGCGGGCACGGCCGTGCTGCGTTTCGGCAGCCAGGAGGCGGCGGAGCGCGCCCGCAAACGCATGGAAAACGAGGACGTCCTCGGCTACCGCATCAGCGTGTCGTTCTCGCCCGACGGCCCCGAGGCCGAGGAGGCCCTCCCCCCTCTTCCCTCCGCCTCTTCCTCCTCCGCAGTCTTCCTCCCCGTGGAGAAGCCGCGGTCGCCGCGACGGCCCAGGCGGACGGGCAGGCCGTGCCAGGGCGGCAGAGACGCTGTGGTGTCCGTCCCCGAACGGCCCTACAGCCCCAGGAAGGGCGGCCCCGTCCCGAAAGCCCCTCAG GAGGTTGGCGGCGTGGAGACCAAGCCAAAGATGGGTTTCCAGCCTGACAAAGGCCGCGCCTCCTCTGCCTCCCCCCAGAGCAACGGAGAGGCCGCACAGCAGCACACGAACAGGGCCGGGTTCACCAGAGAGCTGCCCTACCACGGCAGGAG GAGGGACTCTCCTAACCTGCGCAGCACTGCTGACTCACCCATGGAGCACTTCCAGGTCAGCACCCCTTCAGCCTTCAGCAAGCTCAGCCTACAGCGAACCTTCAGCCCCCTGCTCGTGCCCCAGAGCACCTGGTCCTCCCG GAGTGCGTCTCCCTGCGTATCGAACCGCTCGTCCCCCCTGAGTGTGCCATCCCGCAGCCCATGTCCTGACACTCAGCCTGAACCTTTCTCAGACGGAGCAGACGTCCAGGTTTCCAACATCGATTACAGAATGTCCCGGAAAGAGCTGCAGCAAATCCTGCAGGATACCTTTGCCAAACATGGCCGG gTGAAGAAGGTGGAGCTCAGCCCACACACAGACTACCAGCTTAAGGCTATAGTTCAGATGGGCTCCCTGCAGCAAGCCATCGGGGCCGTCAGCGTTCTGCATCGCTACAAAATAGGCAACAAACGTATCCACGTGTCTCTCATGACCGGAGCCAACAATAAGTCCCTGGCTAACCTCAG CTCAGAGATCATTAGTGTTCTTCAGGATGCGCCCGCCAACTGCCTGCCTTTACTCAAGTTCACCGAGATCTATGAGAAAAA gtttGGTCGCAAACCGGTGGTGAATGACCTGTACCGGCTGCCTGAGGTGGTGTCTGTGCGGGAGCAGGGTGGAGGGAGACTGGTGTGTCTCCTGCCCAGCAGTCAGTCCAGGCAGAGCCCCCTGGGCTCCTCTCAGTCGCAGGACGGCTCCTCTACCAGCGGCAGCCCCGTCGTCTTTGAGGAGCTGGAGTACCACGAGCCCGTCTGTAGACGCCATTACACCCAGCACaattttag TGAGGCAGACTATGACCCAGACACCTATAAGATTCCCTTTGTGGTGGTGTCTCTGAAGGCTCTGGCCGCCCACGTGCACAGcctgctacagacacacgaGGGCACTGTCCCCCTGCTCAG TTTCCCAGAATGCTATGCTGCAGAGTTCAGTCCCCTGAGTGTGGCGGAGGAGGGTAAGCTGGAGGGCAGTGTTCCGCTGGAACACCTCATCACCTGCATCCCTGGCATCACCATAGTAACGGCGCAGAATGGGTTTAAGGTCATCAAATGGATACACAACAAACCCCCACCACCCAATGCAG ACCCGTGGCTACAGCGCTGTAAGAGTCCAGTAGGGAACCCTCAGCTGATCCAGTTCAGTAGAGAGGTGGTGGATCTGATGAAGAGTCAGCCTTTCTGTATGATGCCAATCACCAAGTTCATCCCTGCCTACCACCACCACTTTGCCAAGCAGTGCAGAGTGTCTGACTACGGCTACTCCAAACtcctggagctcctggaggcTGTTCCCCATGTgctgcag ATTCTAGGCCTTGGCTCTAAGCGACTGTTGACACTCACCCATCGTGCCCAGGTGAAACGCTTCACCCAGGACCTGCTCAAACTACTAAAGTTTCAAGCTAGCAAACAAGTGGTAATCAAAGACTTCATGCAGGCCTACCATTG GTGCTTCTCCAGAGACTGGCGAGTCGTTGACTATGGGATGTGTGATCTAATGGATCTGTTAGCAGAGATCCCAGACACAACAGTTACCATCACACATCAGGATTCAGACACTGTCATATCCGTGCCAAGAAGAG AGAGAACCgcagaggagatggagaggacGAAGCAGTTTGGAAAGGAGGTGGTGGACCTGCTCCGTCACCAGCCTCACTTCCGCATGCCTTTCAGCAAGTTCATCCCCACCTACCACCACCACTTTGGACGCCAGTGCAAGCTGATCTACTACGGCTTCACCAAGCTCATGGACCTCTTTGAGGCCATTCCCGACGTGCTCACC GTGCTGGAGTGCGGCGAGGAGAAGATCCTCACGCTGACGGAGGTGGAGCGGGTGAAGGCCCTCGCGGCCCAGCTGGTGAAGCTGCTGCGTGCCCAGAAGGACGGCAGTCTGGCCGTGAGCAGGCTGCTGGGAGAGTACAGCAAGACCTTCGGCTACGGGCTCCGCCTGCAGGACTACGACGCCAACACCCTGCCCGCCCTGCTCCACAAACTCTGCCATGTCATCAAG GTGGTCGACGGAGCAGAGGAGCGGGAGGTGCAGCTGATCAACCGGAAATCTCTGCGAGCCCTGACGTCTCAGATGCTGGCCCTGCTCATGGCTCTGCCTGAGGACCAGGCCTGGCTCAGCGTGGACCAGCTCCGCGGCCAGTACGAGGCGGCCCACGACACCCCGCTCAACCCCTGCGAGTACGGCTTCGTCTCCCTCGGCGAGCTGCTCAAGAGCCTGCCCTACCTGGTGGAG ctgTTTGAAGGTGAGATTGAGGAAGGGAATAAGGAAGAACGAGTGAGACTGACCAAGCTTTACCAGTTCGCCCGCAACGTCCGTGCCCTCCTGCACACCTACCACTACAACCAGATCTTCCTCACAGAGTTCTGGGGAGCTTTCAGCAAGTTCACCAGCCGAGAGCTACAGCCGCGTTCCTATGGCTACAACACCCTGGACGATCTATTGGCTGCCATACCACAG gTCGTGTGGATCAAAGGCCACGGACACAAGAAGATTATTGTTCTGAAGAATGACATGAAGG cTCGAAGTAGTTCCACAACTACAGACAGTCCTCAGCCCGGGCCAGAGGGGCTGAGAGAGGGCAGTGAGACCCCAGACAGCGCCAAGGGCTTTAGAACAGAGAGCCCGg CGGGCAGTACAGGTGAGGCAGAGCTACTCTGCCTGAACTCAGGGTCTCCAGTGGACCTGCTGTGCGGCCCTGTCCCCTCCTGCCTCCCCTCCCCTCAGCTCCACCCGGATCCTGTCCTCCTCCAGCAGGCCGACCTCATCCGCTTTGAGGAGCAGACGCCTCCCCCCGGGGGTGAGCCAGAGCCGGTCCAGGATCGGCAGCCTCAGGCAGCGGCCATACCGTCTGATTCGGCCGCCAACCTCCACGCTCCCCCACCCTCGGAGGCCGAAAGGCCGGAAACCGCCGCCGCCGCCTCCTCCGGTGTCCGCGAAAGCGCCCAGAACCTACGAGACCCAGGCAATCCACCCAACGTGGTCGCCCTGGCTCCCGGTTCATCAGATGCCGTGGTAACCAAGCCACCACAACCTCCTAACCTCAAGCAGTCATCCACGGACAGCCCGAGTAAGAGAGCCCTACGCAACAAAGTGAAACTAGCGGCCAACTTCTCTTTTGCCTCTTCACCCTCTGTCTga
- the LOC115817877 gene encoding zinc finger protein 239 → MNFVNSLPRWPSSMDMDYGNKLNQALSSSTKFIPTGPRGAGHYPHYGHSLGQSIKVKEEEDEDVEDFFHFAQHLQQQTGDSLSSCCGGVKPASIPVPPKPRNQPSADRPYNCPQCGKNFRLTDIKRHQRIHSGERPYPCFQCGKSFPSSGDLKRHERIHTGERPYHCLQCGKSFSDSGHLKQHQRMHTGERPYQCPQCAKRFFRSGDLKRHLRIHSGERPYKCPQCGKTFADSGHLKGHQRIHTGERPHRCTLCEKCFFRAGDLKRHQRTHTGERPYQCYQCGKSFSESGHLKEHRRIHTGEKPYHCNQCDKSFSRLERLKGHQSIHTGERPFHCAQCGKNFFRSGELKRHQRIHNGDGRLSVGGNSLG, encoded by the exons ATGAATTTCGTTAACAGTTTGCCCAGATGGCCGAGTAGTATGGATATG GACTACGGGAACAAACTCAACCAGGCTCTTTCCTCTAGCACTAAATTTATACCCACAGGACCACGGGGTGCTGGGCATTATCCTCACTACGGCCATTCTTTGGGGCAGAGCATAAAAGTcaaagaggaggaagacgaggacGTTGaagatttctttcattttg CTCAGCACCTTCAACAACAAACAGGAGACAGCCTCAGTTCTTGCTGTGGTGGAGTGAAGCCTGCGTCTATACCTGTGCCACCCAAACCGCGGAATCAACCCTCAGCAGACAGGCCTTACAACTGTCCTCAGTGTGGCAAAAACTTTAGATTAACAGACATAAAGAGACATCAGAGAATACATAGCGGTGAGAGACCATATCCTTGCTTTCAGTGTGGGAAAAGTTTCCCCTCGTCAGGAGATCTAAAGAGACACGAGAGAATACATACTGGTGAGAGGCCTTATCACTGCCTTCAGTGCGGTAAAAGTTTTTCCGATTCAGGACATTTAAAACAGCACCAGAGAATGCATACGGGGGAGCGGCCTTACCAGTGCCCTCAGTGCGCAAAGCGTTTTTTCAGATCAGGTGACCTGAAGAGGCATCTGAGAATACACAGTGGAGAGAGGCCTTATAAATGCCCTCAGTGCGGTAAGACATTTGCCGATTCAGGACATTTGAAGGGTCACCAGAggattcacacaggggagaggcctcACCGGTGTACCTTGTGTGAAAAGTGTTTCTTTAGAGCAGGGGATCTCAAAAGGCACCAGAGAACGCATACTGGGGAAAGGCCTTACCAGTGCTATCAGTGTGGTAAAAGTTTCTCAGAATCCGGACACTTAAAAGAGCACCGGAGAATACACACTGGCGAAAAGCCTTATCACTGCAACCAATGTGACAAGAGCTTTTCAAGACTAGAACGTCTAAAAGGTCACCAGAGCATCCATACTGGAGAAAGGCCTTTCCACTGCGCTCAGTGCGGAAAGAATTTCTTTAGGTCAGGAGAGCTGAAAAGACATCAGAGAATACATAACGGTGACGGAAGGCTGTCCGTCGGCGGGAATAGCTTGGGCTAG